ATGGGACGTTTGCCCTACACCACAGGGCAAGCAGTTGATCAACAGATTATCGAGCAGGTATTGCACCAAGTGGATGCCACCCATTTAGCTGAGCGTAATTACTTGCAGTTATCAGGTGGGGAGCGGCAGCGGGTGCATTTAGCACGGGTCTTAGCGCAACTAATGCCCGTTGCTGGACGGCAGGTCTTATTGTTGGATGAGCCAACCTCAATGCTTGATCCCTTGCACCAACACAGCACCTTGCAAGCCGTTCGCGCGTTTGCTGAGCAAGGCGGTGCGGTGCTGGTGATCTTGCACGATCTGAACTTAGCCGCTCGTTATTGTGACCAACTGCTGCTACTGGATCAGGGCCAGATAGTCATTCAGGGTTCGCCAGCTGAGGTATTAACTGCCCAGCGAGTGGAGCAAGTGTTTGGTTTAGAGGTGTTGGTACAACCCCATCCTGAACGTGGACATCCAGTGGTGATTAGTCGTTAGAGGTGCTTAATGAAAGGTTTACTGATACTCGGGTTAAGCCTAGTTTTAGTGGCTTGCCAATTAACTACACAGCCTCTATCGGCGCCACCTTTACCCAGCTGGCAGCCAAGTACCGGCGTTACTTCACCCCATAGTGTGGGAGCTATTATAGATCTTGCCAGCGGCGAATTATTAACCGCTGAGGCACTGGTGCAGCAGTTGGCTAAGGTGCCTAGGGTATTAATCGGTGAAAAGCACGATAACCTTGCACAGCATCAAGCGCAGCTATGGTTATTGCAAGCAGTAGCAGCCCAGCGACCAACGGGCAGTGTGGTGCTGGAGATGTTGCACCAGGAGCAACAGCCCTTGGTTACTGCAGTACAACAACGTTTGGCTCAGGGCAAGCAGGTAGCCGACTTAGCCCAGGCGCTTCAGTGGCGAGGCTGGGACTGGGAGCAATATGCCGAATTGATCCATTACCTCGTCGCACAACCAGCGCCAATTAAGGCGGCTAACTTTTCCCGTGAGCAGCTGCTGGCAATCTATCAACAGCCTCCATTATTGGCAGGTGTGCACTCTAATGCGGCAGAGGTGCAGCAGCAATTACAGCAACAGATAGCGCAAGCGCACTGCCAGCAATTACCGAGCGCTCAGCTGCCTAAGATGTTAGCGGTGCAACAACAGCGTGATCGTTTAATGGCTGAAGTGAGTTTGGCGGCAGCTACCCCGAGCCTTTTACTTGCAGGAAGCTATCACGTACGTAAAGATTTAGGTGTGCCTTTACATTTAAAAGATTTAGCTCCAGCTGCTGCCGAGCCTACTCAACTTAAGGTGCTGATCTTGGTTGAGCAGGGAGCTGCGCCATTGAGCCTGCAGCAGGCTGATTACCTATGGATCACACCTGCTGCGCCGGCTCAAGATTACTGCGCGCAGTTAAAGAAACCGGGCAAGCAGTAGGAAGTGGCAAGAAGTGGCAATTAGTTAAACACGTTTTGGAAAATTTCGTAGATTAAGCCCGTGGCTGCAGCGACCAGCACTACATTATTGCCTACTTGTTGCCACTCATAGCCCTGATAGTGAGGGAGCTGCTGGTATAAGGCAGGTGTAAGCTTTTTGGCGTGCCCTGGAGGTAAGGGCTTACCGCGCGCTAACTGTTTTTGAATACCAGGTGGCAAACTGCTGTAAGGCTGGTGTATGGGTTGCCCTAAGAGTAACTGCAAGATCGCGGCCCGATTCAGCTGCTCAATAGATGCATAGGGCTGATGGTGCTTAGATGGTTTGTGTTTATAACGTTTATGCTTGTGTTTGTATTTATGCTTATCTTTGTGAGCAGCTTTATGCTCATGTTTGTGTGCTTTACCATGGGCGTGAGCATGCCAAGGTGGATCAGCCAAGGCGTGGCTGCTGATGCCTAAGCCACCAATAGCTAGCAATGAGCTGAGTAAGTAGGCAGTAATAGCAGGTTTTTGCATAGTCTATAACCTCATTAATTCGATGAGGTTATAGAGCGATTGAATGCTTAAAAGTTCGAGCGGCTGATTTAGTCCTCTTCGGGTAGGCTAGGTAACGCGCGTAAGCCTTGCTCATAGCGAACTAAATCAAATGGACGGTCTTGTTCCAGCATCGCGGAAATTTCCCAAGCTAACACTTGGGCCATTAGCGCGATAATTTCATCGCGTGGTGTTTCGACCAATGTCAGCTTGTTGTATACCGCAGTAACAAACTCGGGGTTATTGGCGGCCAATTGATTTTCGATACTTTGTGCCAGCTCATTTTCTACAAAGCTGTCTTCATCTTGC
The sequence above is a segment of the Thiopseudomonas alkaliphila genome. Coding sequences within it:
- a CDS encoding heme ABC transporter ATP-binding protein: MLSAKQLEVKRGSKTILHDINLSLVSGQITGVLGSNGAGKSTLLAALCGELTPTQGEVMFAASPLADWDNQQRAQHLAVLPQTSTLNFGFTVQQVVAMGRLPYTTGQAVDQQIIEQVLHQVDATHLAERNYLQLSGGERQRVHLARVLAQLMPVAGRQVLLLDEPTSMLDPLHQHSTLQAVRAFAEQGGAVLVILHDLNLAARYCDQLLLLDQGQIVIQGSPAEVLTAQRVEQVFGLEVLVQPHPERGHPVVISR
- a CDS encoding ChaN family lipoprotein; protein product: MKGLLILGLSLVLVACQLTTQPLSAPPLPSWQPSTGVTSPHSVGAIIDLASGELLTAEALVQQLAKVPRVLIGEKHDNLAQHQAQLWLLQAVAAQRPTGSVVLEMLHQEQQPLVTAVQQRLAQGKQVADLAQALQWRGWDWEQYAELIHYLVAQPAPIKAANFSREQLLAIYQQPPLLAGVHSNAAEVQQQLQQQIAQAHCQQLPSAQLPKMLAVQQQRDRLMAEVSLAAATPSLLLAGSYHVRKDLGVPLHLKDLAPAAAEPTQLKVLILVEQGAAPLSLQQADYLWITPAAPAQDYCAQLKKPGKQ
- a CDS encoding anti-virulence regulator CigR family protein is translated as MQKPAITAYLLSSLLAIGGLGISSHALADPPWHAHAHGKAHKHEHKAAHKDKHKYKHKHKRYKHKPSKHHQPYASIEQLNRAAILQLLLGQPIHQPYSSLPPGIQKQLARGKPLPPGHAKKLTPALYQQLPHYQGYEWQQVGNNVVLVAAATGLIYEIFQNVFN